In Listeria monocytogenes, the following proteins share a genomic window:
- a CDS encoding NUDIX domain-containing protein, which translates to MEEWDLLNADRELTGKTHIRGEKLAPGELHLVVHVCIFNEKGQLLIQKRQKDKEGWPNYWDLSAAGSALKGETSRQAAEREVQEELGIAIDLSNTRAKFSYHFEAGFDDYWFITKDVELSDLTLQKEEVADARFVTKEALEVLRSSGEFIPYFFLNQLFDLKNATSIHF; encoded by the coding sequence GTGGAAGAATGGGATTTATTAAATGCGGACCGTGAGCTAACCGGGAAAACACATATCCGCGGTGAAAAACTAGCGCCCGGAGAACTTCATTTGGTTGTTCACGTATGTATTTTTAACGAAAAAGGGCAACTTTTAATCCAAAAGCGCCAAAAAGATAAAGAAGGTTGGCCGAATTATTGGGATCTTTCTGCGGCGGGTTCTGCGCTAAAAGGCGAAACAAGTCGCCAAGCTGCTGAACGAGAAGTGCAAGAAGAACTAGGTATTGCAATTGATTTAAGTAACACCCGCGCCAAATTTAGTTACCATTTCGAAGCAGGATTTGATGATTATTGGTTTATTACGAAAGACGTGGAACTTAGTGACTTAACTTTACAAAAAGAAGAAGTAGCAGATGCCCGTTTTGTCACCAAAGAAGCGTTAGAAGTGTTAAGAAGTTCGGGCGAATTCATTCCATACTTCTTTTTAAATCAGCTTTTTGACCTCAAAAACGCCACATCTATCCATTTTTAA
- a CDS encoding oxidoreductase, with protein sequence MLKMGFIGNGKSTNRYHLPFILERDNIEVKTIYNRNPKTATWDKIEGVHYTTDLDELLKDPEIQLITISTTQSSHFDYAKMVLENGKNVLVEKPFMMTYAEAKEIFELAKERGLLVQCYQNRRFDSDFLTAQKVIESGKLGELLEVEMHYDYFRPEIPESVHEFKFYDSYLYGHGCHTIDQVLSYFGKPDNIHYDVRQLLGEGRMNDYFDLDLYYGVTKVSVKSSYFRIKARPSFVLYGKKGMFTKETKDRQEEHLKLFYMPSNPDFGIDLPEHYGTLTYVDDAGVWHEEKVISEVGDYGRVYDGLYDAIVNGKPKQVTDEETLLQMEILEKGVEACK encoded by the coding sequence ATGTTGAAAATGGGTTTTATCGGAAACGGAAAAAGCACGAATAGATATCATTTACCGTTTATTTTAGAGCGGGATAATATTGAAGTGAAGACGATTTATAATCGAAATCCCAAAACAGCCACATGGGACAAAATTGAAGGGGTTCACTATACAACCGACTTAGACGAGCTGTTAAAAGACCCAGAAATCCAATTAATTACCATCTCTACAACACAAAGTTCGCATTTCGACTATGCCAAAATGGTGTTAGAAAACGGCAAAAATGTGCTTGTTGAAAAACCATTTATGATGACATACGCCGAAGCTAAAGAAATTTTTGAGCTTGCTAAAGAACGTGGTTTACTAGTACAATGCTACCAAAATCGTCGTTTCGATTCCGATTTTCTTACAGCACAAAAAGTAATTGAAAGTGGAAAATTGGGAGAACTTTTGGAAGTAGAAATGCACTATGACTATTTCCGTCCAGAAATCCCAGAATCCGTCCATGAATTTAAATTCTACGATAGCTATCTATATGGTCACGGTTGCCATACAATCGACCAAGTACTATCTTATTTCGGTAAACCGGACAACATCCATTACGATGTGCGCCAACTGCTCGGCGAAGGACGAATGAACGATTATTTCGACCTTGATTTATATTATGGCGTAACAAAAGTTTCTGTAAAATCAAGCTACTTCCGCATAAAAGCTCGTCCAAGCTTTGTTCTTTACGGTAAAAAAGGCATGTTTACAAAAGAAACAAAAGACCGCCAAGAAGAACATTTAAAACTATTTTACATGCCAAGCAATCCGGATTTCGGGATTGACTTACCAGAACATTACGGAACGCTTACGTATGTCGATGATGCCGGAGTTTGGCACGAGGAAAAAGTAATCTCTGAGGTTGGTGACTACGGCCGCGTTTATGATGGTTTGTATGACGCGATTGTCAACGGTAAACCTAAACAAGTGACAGATGAAGAAACCTTGCTACAAATGGAGATTTTGGAAAAAGGTGTCGAAGCTTGCAAATAA
- a CDS encoding peptidase E, whose translation MKNLFLTSSFKDVVPLFTEFESNLQGKTVTFIPTASKVEEVVFYVEAGKKALEDLGLIVEELDVATETLDEITATLKKNDFIYVTGGNTFFLLQELKRSGADKLILEEIAKGKLYIGESAGAVITSPNISYIQSMDSVKKAINLTNYDALNLVDFYTLPHYNNTPFKKITQQIIVDYADDLKIFPISNCEAIFVQGNVVTSKGIL comes from the coding sequence ATGAAAAATTTATTTTTGACCTCGTCTTTTAAAGATGTTGTACCGTTATTTACTGAATTTGAAAGCAATCTTCAAGGAAAAACGGTTACTTTTATCCCGACAGCCAGCAAAGTGGAAGAAGTCGTTTTTTATGTTGAAGCTGGTAAGAAAGCGCTCGAGGATTTAGGATTAATTGTAGAAGAACTAGATGTGGCTACAGAAACTCTAGATGAAATAACAGCGACGCTCAAAAAAAATGATTTTATTTATGTTACTGGAGGAAATACTTTCTTTTTACTTCAAGAATTGAAACGATCTGGTGCAGATAAATTAATTTTAGAGGAAATTGCTAAAGGAAAATTATATATTGGCGAATCAGCCGGTGCAGTCATCACGAGTCCTAATATATCGTATATCCAATCGATGGACAGCGTGAAAAAAGCCATTAATTTAACCAACTATGATGCTTTAAATTTAGTCGATTTCTATACGCTTCCTCATTACAACAACACACCTTTTAAAAAAATAACACAACAAATAATAGTGGACTATGCGGATGATTTAAAAATATTTCCAATTAGTAACTGCGAAGCTATTTTTGTACAAGGTAACGTGGTAACTTCGAAAGGAATTCTTTAA
- a CDS encoding PTS fructose transporter subunit IIC, which translates to MKIVGVTACPTGIAHTYMSAEKLTITAEALGYEVKIETQGAKVENVLTKEDIATADYVILAVDKEIDTSRFAGKKIKKVSTSRAIKEADVVIDETVSGKGLISLEAKSSDVSSEQPSKASLYNHFMNGVNYMLPFVIAGGILIAISFAFGIDASNPDSDSYNALAAAFSKIGGDTAFGLMVPALAAGIAVSVAGRAGFAPGLVAGTLATVGGSGFLGGMIGGILAGYVAHFFANKVNVTKSLASIYQLIVVPLLGITIVGLAMVFIIDTPIAWVLNALTGWLNGLGETSGVVFGLLIGVMMAADMGGPINKSISTFSIGLMSAGVTAPIAACMAAGMVPPLGLALATLLFKNKFTKEEKTAGNSCWVLGASYITEGAIPFAVADPLRVIPSLMLGSATAAAISMGAGVTSMAPHGGIWVMFIPNVINHLFIYLLAIAAGTVVTAISVGLLKTPLNKRKNKEEMI; encoded by the coding sequence ATGAAAATAGTTGGTGTTACTGCTTGTCCCACTGGTATTGCGCATACGTATATGTCTGCCGAGAAATTAACTATAACGGCAGAAGCGCTTGGTTACGAAGTGAAAATCGAGACACAAGGAGCTAAGGTTGAAAATGTTTTAACGAAGGAAGACATCGCCACTGCTGATTATGTCATTTTAGCAGTAGATAAAGAAATCGATACATCAAGGTTTGCTGGAAAGAAAATTAAAAAAGTATCCACTTCCAGAGCAATTAAAGAGGCTGATGTGGTTATTGATGAAACTGTTTCAGGTAAAGGATTAATCAGTTTGGAGGCGAAAAGTTCGGATGTAAGCTCTGAACAACCTTCAAAAGCAAGTTTATATAATCACTTTATGAATGGTGTTAACTATATGTTGCCATTTGTCATAGCTGGCGGGATTTTAATTGCTATTAGTTTTGCTTTTGGAATTGATGCCTCAAACCCTGACTCTGATTCGTATAACGCACTTGCAGCTGCATTTTCAAAAATTGGTGGGGATACTGCATTTGGTTTAATGGTTCCAGCCCTTGCAGCAGGGATAGCGGTTTCTGTGGCTGGTCGAGCAGGATTTGCGCCCGGGCTTGTGGCAGGGACACTGGCGACTGTTGGTGGATCAGGATTTCTAGGCGGTATGATTGGTGGTATTTTGGCTGGTTACGTGGCACATTTCTTTGCTAATAAAGTCAATGTCACTAAATCACTTGCTTCGATTTATCAGTTGATTGTTGTACCGCTTTTAGGGATTACGATTGTTGGTTTGGCGATGGTATTTATTATTGATACACCAATCGCTTGGGTTTTAAATGCACTCACAGGTTGGCTAAATGGGCTTGGTGAGACATCTGGCGTCGTATTTGGACTACTCATTGGTGTGATGATGGCAGCAGATATGGGAGGTCCAATCAATAAATCTATTTCAACCTTTTCAATTGGGTTAATGTCAGCAGGTGTAACGGCGCCGATTGCGGCTTGTATGGCGGCTGGAATGGTTCCGCCACTTGGATTAGCACTCGCAACACTATTATTTAAAAACAAATTTACAAAAGAAGAAAAAACAGCGGGGAATTCTTGTTGGGTGTTAGGTGCATCTTATATTACTGAAGGAGCAATTCCTTTCGCAGTTGCTGATCCGCTCCGGGTTATCCCGAGTTTGATGTTAGGTTCTGCAACAGCTGCTGCAATTTCGATGGGAGCTGGTGTAACTTCGATGGCGCCTCACGGTGGAATTTGGGTAATGTTCATTCCAAATGTAATTAACCATTTATTTATCTACTTACTAGCAATTGCAGCAGGCACAGTCGTGACAGCAATTTCTGTCGGACTATTAAAAACCCCATTAAACAAGCGAAAAAATAAAGAGGAGATGATATAA
- a CDS encoding ketose-bisphosphate aldolase has translation MLYTMKDLLAVGKAHQFAVPAFNICSFDMLKAIMEEVEANNAPVILEIHPDEIEYLGDNFVATVREYAHRSKVPVVIHMDHGGTIKDVMRAIRNGYTSVMIDASRASYEENVALTKQVVELAHKVGVSVEAELGTIGNNGSAEGGADTIIYTDPDQAEDFVQRTGIDTLAVAIGTAHGLYPKDKKPELNMPLLKELNKRLDIPFVLHGGSGNPDKEVSESVQYGVRKVNLSSDLKSVFFEEVRRVLVDNPAMYEPNQVYPSANEKVKEVVRHKLHILNTTGQADKY, from the coding sequence ATGTTATATACAATGAAAGATCTTTTAGCAGTAGGAAAAGCGCATCAATTTGCAGTACCAGCATTTAATATCTGTAGTTTTGATATGTTAAAGGCGATAATGGAGGAAGTGGAGGCAAATAATGCTCCTGTAATTTTAGAAATTCATCCGGATGAAATAGAGTATCTCGGTGATAACTTTGTTGCAACAGTTAGAGAATACGCACATAGAAGTAAGGTGCCGGTCGTTATTCATATGGACCACGGTGGAACAATCAAAGATGTGATGCGGGCAATTAGAAATGGCTATACTTCTGTCATGATTGATGCTTCAAGAGCCAGTTATGAAGAGAACGTTGCGTTGACTAAGCAAGTGGTTGAACTTGCGCATAAAGTCGGTGTTTCTGTTGAAGCGGAACTTGGAACAATCGGGAACAATGGTTCAGCAGAAGGCGGGGCGGATACCATCATATATACTGACCCTGACCAAGCAGAAGATTTCGTACAGAGAACTGGCATTGATACGTTAGCCGTAGCTATTGGAACGGCGCATGGTTTATACCCTAAAGATAAAAAACCAGAACTGAATATGCCTCTTTTAAAAGAATTAAATAAACGCTTGGATATTCCGTTTGTACTTCATGGTGGTTCGGGAAATCCAGATAAAGAAGTCAGTGAATCTGTACAGTATGGTGTTAGAAAAGTAAACCTTAGTTCAGATCTGAAAAGTGTATTTTTTGAAGAAGTTCGCCGCGTTTTAGTGGACAATCCTGCGATGTATGAACCAAATCAAGTGTACCCATCAGCAAATGAAAAAGTAAAAGAAGTTGTAAGACATAAATTACACATTTTAAATACTACTGGTCAAGCAGATAAATACTAA
- a CDS encoding PTS sugar transporter subunit IIA yields the protein MNISNLINEDRIIFDNRIQTKQLLFEKVAEVLGEEGSITNPKKFIRDLYKREEETSTGIEDGFGIPHAKSKYVKEPLIVFVHSGIIYDYFGLDNSSIECSFLIGVPKKATDVHLQILSELSRKLMNKEFREKLKNSKNKTEIITILSN from the coding sequence ATGAATATATCGAATTTAATTAATGAAGACCGAATTATTTTTGATAATCGTATTCAAACAAAACAATTATTATTTGAAAAAGTAGCAGAAGTACTAGGTGAAGAAGGGTCTATAACAAATCCAAAAAAATTTATACGTGACTTATATAAACGAGAAGAAGAAACTTCCACTGGAATTGAAGATGGTTTTGGCATCCCTCATGCAAAAAGTAAATATGTAAAAGAACCATTGATTGTTTTTGTTCATTCTGGCATTATATATGATTATTTTGGATTAGATAATTCATCGATTGAATGTAGTTTTCTTATTGGCGTTCCGAAAAAAGCCACAGATGTTCACTTGCAAATCCTAAGTGAACTGTCGAGGAAGTTAATGAACAAAGAATTTCGTGAAAAATTAAAAAATTCCAAAAACAAAACGGAAATTATAACAATTTTATCGAACTAA
- a CDS encoding zinc ribbon domain-containing protein YjdM translates to MSKLPNCPECNSEYAYEDRGLLICPECGHEWSAVAEEATEEKVFKDSNGNVLTDGDSVTVIKDLKVKGASNPIKMGTKVKNIRLVDGDHDIDCKIDGFGPMKLKSEFVKKI, encoded by the coding sequence ATGTCAAAATTACCAAATTGCCCAGAATGTAACTCAGAATATGCCTATGAAGATCGCGGCTTATTAATCTGCCCGGAATGCGGACATGAGTGGAGCGCTGTAGCAGAAGAAGCTACCGAAGAAAAAGTGTTCAAAGACTCAAACGGCAACGTACTAACAGATGGCGATTCTGTCACAGTCATCAAAGATCTAAAAGTAAAAGGCGCATCAAACCCAATCAAAATGGGAACAAAAGTAAAAAATATCCGCCTAGTTGACGGCGACCACGACATCGATTGCAAAATCGACGGCTTCGGTCCAATGAAATTAAAATCAGAATTTGTTAAGAAGATATAA
- a CDS encoding DeoR/GlpR family DNA-binding transcription regulator, whose product MLSTAKERQLKIVNRLKVEQFMRIIDLVELVNYSEATVKRDLVELEKEGLVRRTRGGAMIIDNKKIDLPYLMKMNERSNETSKIRIADIAKSLIRDDMVIFLDSSSTSLHLIDVLSKFDGLQIITNGVMTASMLSEFTNARVSILGGSILTKRYTVNGAKAYNDALTYNADIAFVSCRGIDYDKGATETHEGEALIKQAFRRQSSSLVLLVTEEKVGHKFMHQSLACHDIDYLITDFKLDPDVEEQFKTHQITCLY is encoded by the coding sequence ATGTTAAGCACAGCGAAGGAACGGCAACTAAAAATCGTTAACCGGCTAAAAGTGGAACAATTTATGCGGATTATTGATTTAGTGGAGCTTGTCAACTACAGCGAAGCCACTGTTAAACGGGATTTAGTAGAATTAGAAAAAGAAGGACTTGTGAGACGAACAAGAGGCGGGGCAATGATTATCGATAATAAAAAAATCGATTTGCCTTATCTAATGAAAATGAATGAGCGAAGTAATGAAACGAGTAAAATAAGAATTGCCGATATTGCAAAATCACTGATTCGCGATGATATGGTGATTTTCTTAGACTCTAGCTCAACATCACTGCATTTAATCGATGTTTTAAGTAAATTTGATGGACTGCAAATTATTACAAACGGGGTCATGACGGCTTCCATGCTATCAGAATTTACAAATGCAAGAGTTAGTATTTTAGGAGGATCGATTTTAACGAAGCGATATACGGTGAACGGCGCAAAAGCATACAATGACGCTTTAACTTATAATGCGGATATTGCTTTTGTTTCATGCCGCGGGATTGACTATGACAAAGGTGCAACGGAAACACATGAAGGTGAAGCGCTCATCAAACAAGCTTTCAGGCGCCAGTCAAGTTCGCTCGTTTTACTCGTTACAGAAGAAAAAGTAGGACACAAGTTTATGCACCAAAGCTTAGCATGTCATGATATTGACTATTTAATTACGGACTTCAAACTGGACCCAGATGTAGAGGAACAGTTCAAAACCCATCAAATTACTTGTTTGTATTAG
- a CDS encoding YebC/PmpR family DNA-binding transcriptional regulator, translated as MGRKWANIKEKKASKDKTNSRIYAKFGIEIYVAAKSGDPDPHSNQKLRFVIERAKTYNVPKHIIDRAIEKAKGTGDETYSELRYEGFGPNGSMIIVDALTNNVNRTASDVRAAYSKNGGNMGVSGSVAYMFDNTAIFGVEGKDADELLELLMEADIDVRDILDEDGQAIIYAEPEDFHKVQEGLKAAGIEEFTVAEIEMIPQNDIQLSGEDLEKFEKLIDALEDLEDVQKVYHNVELED; from the coding sequence ATGGGCCGTAAATGGGCAAATATTAAAGAGAAAAAAGCGTCAAAAGATAAAACAAATAGTCGTATCTATGCAAAATTTGGAATTGAAATATATGTAGCGGCTAAATCGGGCGACCCAGATCCACATTCCAACCAAAAATTACGTTTTGTTATTGAACGTGCAAAAACATACAATGTGCCGAAACATATTATTGACCGTGCAATCGAAAAAGCGAAAGGCACTGGCGATGAAACGTATTCAGAACTGCGCTATGAAGGCTTTGGTCCAAATGGCTCGATGATTATCGTAGACGCACTGACAAATAATGTGAATCGTACGGCATCCGATGTTCGCGCAGCTTATAGCAAAAACGGCGGCAACATGGGCGTAAGTGGTTCAGTAGCTTATATGTTTGATAATACAGCCATTTTTGGTGTTGAAGGAAAAGACGCGGATGAGTTATTAGAACTTTTAATGGAAGCGGATATTGACGTTCGTGACATTTTAGACGAAGATGGCCAAGCGATTATTTATGCAGAACCAGAAGATTTCCACAAAGTACAAGAAGGTTTGAAAGCGGCTGGAATTGAAGAGTTCACAGTAGCGGAAATCGAAATGATCCCTCAAAACGATATTCAATTATCAGGTGAGGATTTAGAAAAATTCGAGAAACTAATTGATGCTTTAGAAGACCTAGAAGACGTGCAAAAAGTATATCATAACGTCGAATTAGAAGATTAA
- a CDS encoding YafY family protein — protein MRKAERLNDMMLFLNDKNAFQLSDIMAKYGVSRSTAIRDIQSLEEIGMPIYSERGRNGHYRVLRNRLLSPIVFNVDEVFALYFSMLTLKAYETTPFHLSVEKLKTKFERCLSAEKIKMLRKTEEVFSLGYIKHNNQCEFLDVILQFTMEEKVCQINYDKNGTEKTYIVQFYNISSAYGQWYVTSYNFETKRMQVFRCDKILALKENDTFEAKKMEELKRVADSFNKKADVTTFEVEIASNGVDLFFKENYPSMKLRQQQGENVIHGFYHKGEERFIINYLLGYGEKIIAIQPDSLRDMLLNELDTIKKHVQNLSS, from the coding sequence ATGAGAAAAGCAGAACGGTTAAATGATATGATGTTGTTTTTAAATGATAAAAATGCGTTTCAATTAAGCGATATAATGGCAAAATATGGCGTTTCCCGCAGTACTGCTATTCGAGATATACAGTCTTTGGAAGAAATAGGCATGCCGATATATTCGGAGCGGGGACGAAATGGTCATTATCGGGTGCTTCGTAATCGGCTACTTTCACCAATTGTTTTTAATGTCGATGAAGTATTTGCGCTCTATTTTTCGATGCTTACGTTAAAAGCCTATGAAACAACACCTTTTCATTTAAGCGTGGAAAAATTAAAAACGAAATTTGAACGTTGTCTTTCAGCTGAAAAAATCAAAATGCTTCGAAAAACAGAAGAAGTATTTAGTCTTGGCTATATAAAGCATAATAATCAATGTGAATTTCTGGATGTTATTTTGCAATTTACGATGGAAGAGAAAGTGTGTCAGATTAATTATGATAAAAATGGGACTGAAAAAACGTATATTGTTCAATTTTATAATATATCTTCGGCGTATGGGCAATGGTATGTGACGAGTTATAACTTCGAGACGAAGCGGATGCAGGTATTTCGTTGTGATAAAATCCTTGCGCTAAAAGAAAATGATACTTTTGAAGCTAAGAAAATGGAGGAATTAAAAAGAGTGGCTGATTCTTTTAATAAAAAAGCTGATGTAACTACCTTTGAAGTGGAAATTGCCTCAAATGGTGTTGACTTATTTTTTAAAGAAAATTATCCATCGATGAAACTTCGCCAACAGCAAGGTGAAAATGTTATTCATGGTTTTTATCATAAAGGTGAGGAACGATTTATTATCAATTATTTACTAGGTTATGGTGAAAAAATTATAGCTATTCAGCCAGATTCATTGCGAGATATGTTGCTAAATGAGCTCGATACGATAAAAAAACATGTGCAAAATTTATCATCCTAA
- a CDS encoding GntR family transcriptional regulator, giving the protein MSGMAKYMEIYIDIRDKINQNKYEINEKLPDGDSLARVYDCSKLTVKKALDMLVQEGMVIRRRGAGTFVKSHSTNGGEFALGPMSGLVNTFGKDNIKSKVILFSIEKPSKEVAEKLEMKDDYIYRIIRMREVGHKAYSIEHTYMPLAIIPGLEPRHLEDSIYNYIRDDLKLKMQSAHVWVRGDKSNQEDSKLLDLEEPTFMMEIEKLAHLEDGRVFEYSITRHTYESFVFETVFVQN; this is encoded by the coding sequence ATGTCGGGAATGGCTAAATACATGGAAATATACATAGATATCAGAGATAAAATCAATCAAAATAAATACGAAATAAATGAAAAATTGCCTGATGGGGATAGTCTGGCACGCGTTTATGATTGCAGCAAACTTACTGTCAAAAAAGCGCTGGATATGCTTGTGCAAGAAGGTATGGTCATTAGACGACGCGGTGCTGGAACTTTCGTGAAATCTCATTCTACTAACGGCGGCGAATTCGCTCTAGGACCAATGTCCGGACTTGTAAATACATTTGGAAAAGACAACATTAAATCCAAAGTCATTTTATTTTCTATTGAAAAACCATCGAAAGAAGTTGCAGAAAAATTAGAAATGAAGGATGATTACATTTACCGAATTATTCGGATGAGGGAAGTTGGTCATAAAGCCTATTCGATTGAACACACTTATATGCCACTTGCGATTATTCCGGGTCTAGAACCACGTCATTTAGAGGACTCGATTTATAATTATATTCGGGATGATTTGAAACTTAAGATGCAGAGTGCGCATGTTTGGGTACGCGGGGATAAATCAAATCAAGAGGATAGCAAGCTCCTCGATTTAGAAGAACCTACTTTTATGATGGAAATTGAAAAATTAGCGCATTTGGAAGATGGTCGTGTGTTCGAATATTCGATAACGCGTCATACGTATGAATCGTTTGTGTTTGAAACGGTTTTTGTGCAGAATTAA
- a CDS encoding flavocytochrome c: MKKRLATTFIMLLSLALIIAGCGSNNTSKSDTEKTKEKEKTEVTSGASKTSYTDPSELKDKYDIVIVGAGGAGMSAALEAKAKGMNPVILEKMPLAGGNTMKASSGMNASETKFQKEQGINDSNDKFYEETLKGGHGTNDKAMLRFFVDNSASAIDWLDSMDIKLNNLTITGGMSEKRTHRPEDGSAVGKYLVDGLLKNVQEQKIPVFVNADVKEITQKDGKVTGVKVKLNNKDEKTISSNAVVVTTGGYGANKDMIEKERPDLKGYVTTNQEGSTGDGIKMIEKLGGTTVDMDQIQVHPTVQQDKSYLIGEAVRGEGAILVSQEGKRFGNELDTRDNVTASINKLPEKSAYLIFDAGVKDRVKAIAQYEEMGFVEEGKTIDELAGKINVPKEELTKTLDTWNASVKNKKDEAFGRTTAMDNDLSKAPYYAIKIGPGIHYTMGGVKINTNTEVLDKDGKPITGLFAAGEVTGGLHGENRIGGNSVAEIIIFGRQAGDKSAEFVKAQ; the protein is encoded by the coding sequence CAGGTTGTGGCAGCAATAACACAAGCAAAAGTGACACGGAGAAAACAAAAGAAAAAGAAAAAACAGAAGTTACATCGGGAGCATCAAAAACTAGTTACACAGATCCATCCGAATTAAAAGATAAATACGATATCGTTATTGTTGGTGCAGGTGGCGCAGGAATGTCCGCAGCACTAGAAGCAAAAGCGAAAGGTATGAACCCAGTAATCCTTGAAAAAATGCCACTTGCAGGCGGAAACACAATGAAAGCCTCATCTGGTATGAATGCATCTGAAACTAAATTCCAAAAAGAACAAGGAATTAATGATAGCAACGATAAATTTTACGAAGAAACATTAAAAGGTGGTCACGGAACAAACGATAAAGCAATGCTTCGTTTTTTCGTAGACAATTCCGCCAGCGCCATTGACTGGTTGGATTCCATGGACATTAAATTAAACAACTTAACTATCACAGGCGGAATGAGCGAAAAACGTACGCACCGTCCTGAAGATGGCTCGGCTGTTGGTAAATACTTAGTAGACGGTTTACTAAAAAATGTTCAAGAACAAAAAATTCCAGTTTTCGTTAACGCAGACGTAAAAGAAATTACACAAAAAGACGGAAAAGTAACTGGTGTTAAAGTAAAATTAAACAACAAAGACGAAAAAACAATTAGTTCTAACGCTGTAGTTGTAACAACTGGCGGCTACGGAGCTAATAAAGATATGATTGAAAAAGAACGTCCAGACTTAAAAGGATATGTAACAACGAACCAAGAAGGAAGTACTGGCGACGGTATTAAAATGATCGAAAAACTTGGTGGAACTACAGTAGACATGGATCAAATCCAAGTTCACCCAACTGTTCAACAAGATAAATCTTACCTTATCGGTGAAGCCGTTCGTGGTGAAGGTGCGATTTTAGTTTCTCAAGAAGGAAAACGTTTTGGAAACGAATTAGACACACGCGATAACGTAACAGCTTCTATCAACAAACTACCAGAAAAATCCGCTTACCTTATTTTCGATGCAGGCGTGAAAGACCGCGTCAAAGCAATCGCGCAATACGAAGAAATGGGCTTTGTGGAAGAAGGTAAAACAATTGATGAATTAGCCGGCAAAATCAATGTACCAAAAGAAGAGCTAACGAAAACATTAGATACTTGGAATGCAAGTGTGAAAAACAAAAAAGACGAAGCATTCGGTAGAACAACAGCAATGGATAATGATTTATCTAAAGCACCATATTACGCAATCAAAATCGGACCAGGAATTCATTACACAATGGGTGGCGTAAAAATCAATACAAATACAGAAGTTTTAGACAAAGACGGTAAACCAATCACAGGCCTATTTGCTGCGGGAGAAGTAACTGGTGGCTTGCACGGGGAAAACCGTATTGGCGGAAACTCTGTCGCTGAAATCATTATTTTCGGACGTCAAGCTGGCGACAAATCAGCAGAATTTGTAAAAGCACAATAA